The genomic segment ACGTCCCTTCGTATGATTTCTCTAGGCGTTGCAAAATATACACGTTGTTACCATTGCCTGCAGCAAATCAATTGTGACTTCGGGAGTACAATGTAGACGTCGGGTAAAACTAGTAGTACGGTCTGGGTCACCCCGACTGGTACcacttaatatatatatatatatatatatatatatatatatatatatatatatatatatatatatatatatatatatatatatatatatatatataacattagatatataacattatatatataacattatatatatatatatatatatatatatatatatatatatatatatatatatatataacatcttGATAAATTAATCTTTTTAGAGACGAAGAGGAGAAGTACGCAGAATTGCTACAGAAGTGGGAAGCCCTGCAAGATCATCTTGTTGCAATGGAGGAGAGGATTGAGAAAAAGAGCAAGAAGAAGAGGTTCTTTTTTAAAAAGAAGGCGAAAAAAGAAATCCAACGCCAGCAGGAATTTCTTGACGCTGTCTGGAACATCAGAGATGCAATGGTCAGTGAGATAAAGAAAAACCGCTTGGTGGCGTATGACTCAATACAAAACCAGGAGACGAAGGAGCAGATAGAACACGATAGAAAGATATTAGAAGACGCACAAGAAAGTCTCAAggagaaaattgagaaaattgaaatgacAGAAGCAGCTGAGAGTTGCAAGGAATGGATCAAGGAAAGAAAAGCTTGCCAGGGTGAGGATGAGGTCATCGAACGTGAGATGGCCGAACGAAGGGAGAAGATCACTCAGAGTAGGATGCGCAGTGCACAGAAAAGGGAAGAGAGAGCTGCCCTCCAAAAAGATAGGTCATTCGAAGATTGCTTTGCTAAACTAAAAGCCATGGCCAAGATCGAGTGAGAGGGAAACTTTACACAGACTCCGTGTTGCAATTGCATATTATGATTGCAACTTTTCACAACAAGAACTTCGCAATTCAAGTTTTTGAATGGAATACGGTTCAAGCGTTCCCCTCTCAAAAACAAAATCTCCAAAGGGAAGTTTTATTTCCAAGTTGTTCGACGTTTGTGAAACTGCACAGGGTTCAAGTTTCTTTAAATCGTTATAATGAAAACGTTACAAAACACGGCACGGGCGGTGTCAGTTTCCAAGGAAAAACTGGCAAAACAGTCAGCGGCTGTATGGACTTAGGATTTGAAACCAGTTATATTTTACTTAGACACCATTGTTGGAAATATTGGAAAATAGAGACGCAGAGACTGCATGATAAAAAATATAGTAATTTAAGATAGCAGAGAATTTTAAGAAActtttcactgatatttttattcattgaCCATGATGAAATTCCTTATGTCAAGCAGTTCAATTCTTTGATATTCGTTCTGATGTTTAATCTTTTAGTTATAATTCTTTTCTTCTCGTGTTCTCATTTGTGTTAATAAACGGTAATCGCAAACGAATATTGCATCTGGTTATATCTATGTGCCCATCACGGTTAGAATTAGTCCACCATCCTCAATTCAGCCATAATGATATTTATGACGCAGAAAAACGATGATAAGTATAAAATCTAAAATCTCAGGTTTCAATTTGATGAATCGATaacggattaaatcaactgataacgtagacAAGTCAACAAATACCGCATGAAAacaaccaataacgtatcaattaaATGATAACGTATCTGATCAAGCGATTTATGGGGAGCGATAGATCGATCAAtttatagataaatagatagatgaatagatagatagatagatagatcgctCACtcactcaatcgatagatcgatcgatagctctatcgatcgatcaattTATCGATTTATAAATTGCTGGGTAGAGGGATAGACATAACGATGAATCTATCAATTCGATACACTGCTAGGTCACATGATAGATCACATTGTCTAATACttaatttctttttcttctgtttattttttcagtttagcgtaaattgttacaaatttctgCGGCCAATCAATGGTGTTTCGACTGCATTCATGGTTGTACGAACGACTaagttgatctaaatgttgttaAACAACTGGAATAGGTTTGGGAAGTTGTTTCTACTCTTGCTATAGTAGCTATACAGTTCAGTTATAGttgggtaaaattcaaagagatagTACAAGTACTGATAAAACAACGGCAGGGTAATAAGCGGTTGTTGGTTTACACAGAGAACTCTACCGAGAAAGAAAACTATGGCCTTGGGAATATTACCACAGAAAGTGCTAATAACAgctacaggtagtgttgaacatctgtgagcagaacggcgcaatacgtgtttattatttctgcgcgcacatcctttacaaatatgtgggcCTGTGATagtgggggggacttgaaaaatgttgatcatatttgacattttttaagggtattgaggggtatctgaaaaaaataagatttcaatcgcgattcctccagctcccccccccaaaacaaaatcgttatttgtgaacgcagcctataGATGTGATTATCACAAAAATGTCGTGCTATTTTAACAATCTAATGGGACTAGCTTCAAATCGAAAGTCCTTTTTTTGCCTTTGGGACTGTTTTCTGGCTCTAACAGACCAATTACAATGCCGCAATCACCGACAGCCAACATCGCAAATTTCGTACACATATTAGATACGTCCCTGAAAGAAATATCTGCGTATTATAATTAACCAAAATGTTAATGATTTATTCGTACAATTGACGACTTTTCATGTTGTCGAAATCTCCATCGGGTGTATTTGAAAAAGGTAAGCATATCAgtgattaattgattaatatACGGGAACCTAATTTAAATGTATGAGTGAACTTTTGTAGGCGTTTTTTCTATCAGCACTATACTATGTACGACtactgaataatttttttttcgtaataataAGATGTGACTTGACGAGATTCGcgacagaaaggataaaaagggAAAAAACGATATGTTGTCTACTTAATCTATTGACTTAGCTTGCTTACAGGAGTTACTTGCAAAATTGATTTTAGAGAATTCAATTGAACGATGAATccagatttacctgtaattcagtGTGCCAGGATAAGAGTTACATTGTTAAgacttattgtcattttcatataCTACTGACTCATTTATGTTCAGTTAGTTTCCGTTTATTAATACTTTATTAGTTGATTCATATTGTATTggttgacttgatgcattatCATATGATTTGAATCTTTGTTTTTTGACTTTGCTACGTTAAGCTTATTGGTTGACTTGATACGCTATCGATCTTTCTATATATCTATCcgtcgatcgatctatctatccatcgatagacacatacatgtatatatatatatatacatgtgtatatatacatgtatatatatattcgtatatatatatatatatatatatatcgatcgATAGAACAAATGCATCGACCGATCAAGAGGTCGAGCTATCGATTAATCAATGGATTGATCTAGCGATCGGGTATAGATCTATCCCCATGAATCTATTCCCGTGAATCACTTGATCCaatacgttatcagttgatttgatacgtcatcggtaaatttgttgatacgttatcgatAAGGAGAAATTAAGCTTACTGCGGTATCGGTTAGAAAGAATTACTGCGTTATCGGTTCGtaactacgttatcggttgatttcatacgttatcggtaaatatttACTGCGTTATCGGGTGTGATACGT from the Ptychodera flava strain L36383 chromosome 2, AS_Pfla_20210202, whole genome shotgun sequence genome contains:
- the LOC139123764 gene encoding nucleolar protein 58-like; protein product: MEERIEKKSKKKRFFFKKKAKKEIQRQQEFLDAVWNIRDAMVSEIKKNRLVAYDSIQNQETKEQIEHDRKILEDAQESLKEKIEKIEMTEAAESCKEWIKERKACQGEDEVIEREMAERREKITQSRMRSAQKREERAALQKDRSFEDCFAKLKAMAKIE